The following proteins are encoded in a genomic region of Primulina huaijiensis isolate GDHJ02 chromosome 3, ASM1229523v2, whole genome shotgun sequence:
- the LOC140973563 gene encoding uncharacterized protein has translation MEHPFFPTTTTRAEALRWLTISEKLLSARDLMGSKSFATRARDSDPTLTPADQILAIVDTLLVGDSRIGNNQQDWYSILRLTPQHGRDSELIASQYRNLALILNPQRNKFPFAEQAFRLVVDAWSVLSDPSRKSIYDKELAFYLHSQQQQQQPDPFHNPIPTLPQNFMFFGPSGPSNVAQPQVHAGGSSSGGSVHFPPQVQQLHMAQQQVDSVSVGSTREQQNFMSFALPSNLGFGSPSGSKSSQEPVYKQTQPSYSGFPAGNVAFASWSTQEQVNNNKQKEPLQDYPSVGDKTKNDACASENVEDGVNEEEMETVCAQEEGNEGDLSFWTTCPYCFYVYEYPREYADCTLRCQNCRRAFQAVVIPPPPTVDGQEGYFCCWGFLPLGVSMENWEKNRAAASTWTPFSPMFSFPGMGRGRGRKNSGPRVYYDDDDVFVEMSEPSDSDDADWQDNNKIKKKKMSNIKGRGSSGMTNRSAKNVQVDKGKNVNAEDGFVSPNGVEVANKTTGEPSKKGATANARKQPGRVAKNFGKLDLNVEFSNETEEPAAAAAAPRVNQGNGPGRGEDDNIEGIGFFEGLDEFLSSLPILNVVGDDKVVKAS, from the coding sequence ATGGAGCACCCATTTTTCCCGACAACCACCACGCGTGCGGAGGCGTTGCGGTGGCTGACAATCTCGGAGAAGTTGCTGTCGGCGCGTGACCTGATGGGGAGCAAGTCTTTCGCCACGCGGGCGCGTGACTCCGACCCTACGCTCACACCCGCCGACCAAATCCTGGCTATCGTGGACACGCTCCTTGTTGGCGACAGCCGGATCGGGAACAACCAACAGGACTGGTACTCGATCCTCCGCCTCACGCCGCAGCACGGCCGTGACTCTGAGCTTATAGCTTCCCAGTACCGGAACCTTGCGCTTATCCTCAACCCGCAGAGGAATAAATTCCCCTTTGCCGAGCAGGCTTTTCGGCTTGTTGTTGATGCTTGGTCAGTTCTCTCAGACCCTTCACGGAAATCGATTTACGATAAAGAACTCGCCTTTTACTTGCATtcgcagcagcagcaacagcagcCGGACCCTTTTCATAACCCCATCCCCACATTGCCGCAGAACTTCATGTTCTTCGGGCCCAGCGGCCCAAGTAACGTAGCTCAACCACAAGTTCATGCTGGTGGAAGCAGTAGCGGTGGTTCTGTTCATTTTCCTCCTCAAGTTCAACAGTTACATATGGCACAGCAGCAGGTCGATTCAGTTAGTGTTGGGTCGACTCGCGAACAGCAGAATTTTATGAGTTTTGCTTTGCCTTCTAATTTAGGTTTTGGGTCTCCGTCTGGTTCTAAGTCGAGTCAAGAACCGGTCTATAAGCAGACACAGCCAAGCTATAGTGGCTTTCCTGCTGGTAATGTGGCTTTTGCCTCTTGGTCAACCCAGGAGCAGGTTAATAATAATAAGCAGAAAGAGCCATTACAAGATTATCCAAGTGTTGGTGATAAAACTAAGAATGATGCATGTGCTAGTGAGAATGTAGAAGATGGAGTTAATGAGGAAGAAATGGAGACAGTGTGTGCGCAAGAGGAGGGAAATGAAGGCGATTTGAGTTTTTGGACTACATGCCCGTATTGCTTTTATGTGTACGAGTATCCTAGGGAGTATGCTGATTGCACTCTGAGGTGCCAGAACTGTAGAAGGGCATTTCAAGCAGTGGTGATTCCACCACCACCAACAGTGGATGGGCAAGAGGGATACTTCTGCTGCTGGGGCTTTTTGCCATTGGGCGTCTCGATGGAGAATTGGGAGAAAAATAGGGCTGCAGCTTCGACATGGACCCCGTTTTCGCCCATGTTCTCTTTCCCTGGAATGGGTAGGGGACGGGGAAGGAAGAATTCAGGTCCGAGGGTTTactatgatgatgatgatgtttttgttgAGATGTCGGAGCCAAGTGATTCAGATGATGCCGATTGGCAGGATAATAATAagattaagaaaaagaaaatgagtaATATCAAAGGAAGGGGCTCAAGTGGGATGACCAACAGAAGTGCTAAGAATGTGCAAGTTGATAAAGGTAAGAATGTAAACGCTGAAGATGGATTTGTATCTCCAAACGGGGTAGAGGTGGCAAATAAGACAACAGGTGAGCCTTCTAAGAAAGGAGCTACGGCCAATGCTCGGAAGCAACCTGGCAGGGTTGCCAAGAATTTCGGGAAATTGGATTTGAATGTAGAGTTTAGCAACGAAACTGAGGAGCCTGCAGCTGCAGCTGCAGCGCCTAGGGTGAACCAAGGGAATGGACCAGGACGTGGGGAGGATGATAACATAGAAGGCATTGGTTTTTTTGAGGGTCTTGATGAATTTCTCAGCAGTCTTCCGATTCTTAATGTTGTAGGCGATGACAAGGTTGTCAAGGCTTCTTGA